In a single window of the Verrucomicrobiaceae bacterium genome:
- a CDS encoding SDR family oxidoreductase, whose translation MKNILVTGGCGYTGTLLTRALLEAGHKVTVFDTQWFGNHLEAHPSLTVVKGNIRNLESIPLDGMDTVFHLANIANDPAVDLEPTLSWEVNVLAAMQMADQCVRKGVKHFVFASSGSVYGLKSEDRVTEDLELVPISVYNKTKMVAERVLLSYADKMQVHCVRPATVCGFSPRMRLDVAVNMLTFQALQNKRITVFGGDQTRPNIHILDLIDVYMHLLANPQVASGCYNAGFENISILEIANRVTEIIPAEVIVSESNDPRSYRLDSSKLLATGFKPKRSVGQAIREMIELYQQGVLKDNEKSHTVKWMMKLIQTGDLV comes from the coding sequence ATGAAAAACATCCTCGTCACCGGCGGCTGCGGCTACACGGGCACACTCCTAACTCGCGCCCTTCTCGAAGCTGGCCACAAAGTCACCGTTTTCGACACCCAGTGGTTTGGTAATCACCTTGAGGCCCATCCTTCTCTGACTGTCGTCAAAGGCAACATCCGCAATCTGGAATCCATTCCGCTAGATGGCATGGATACCGTCTTTCACCTCGCGAACATCGCGAATGATCCCGCCGTCGATCTCGAGCCGACTCTCTCCTGGGAGGTGAACGTGCTCGCCGCCATGCAGATGGCCGATCAATGCGTGCGCAAAGGCGTGAAGCATTTCGTCTTCGCCTCCTCCGGCAGCGTTTACGGCCTGAAATCCGAGGATCGCGTCACCGAGGATCTCGAACTGGTGCCAATCTCCGTCTATAATAAGACCAAGATGGTCGCCGAGCGCGTGCTGCTCAGCTATGCGGACAAGATGCAGGTCCATTGCGTGCGTCCCGCCACTGTCTGTGGCTTCTCGCCGCGCATGCGTCTCGATGTCGCTGTGAACATGCTGACCTTCCAGGCCCTGCAAAACAAGCGCATCACGGTCTTCGGCGGCGATCAGACCCGCCCGAACATCCACATCCTCGACCTCATTGATGTGTACATGCACCTGCTCGCCAATCCGCAGGTCGCCTCAGGCTGCTACAACGCCGGCTTTGAAAACATCTCCATTCTCGAGATCGCCAACCGCGTGACGGAAATCATCCCCGCAGAGGTCATCGTCAGCGAGTCCAACGATCCCCGCAGCTACCGTCTCGACTCCAGCAAGCTGCTCGCCACCGGCTTCAAGCCCAAGCGTAGCGTGGGCCAGGCCATCCGCGAGATGATCGAACTCTACCAGCAGGGTGTGCTCAAGGACAATGAGAAGTCCCACACCGTGAAATGGATGATGAAACTCATTCAGACCGGCGACCTCGTCTAA
- a CDS encoding zinc-binding dehydrogenase: MKTPAAILVEQKKPLVIDEVEIPPLRFGQVLVEIAATRICGSQIGEIDGVKGPDRWLPHLLGHEGGGTVLEVGPEVTHVKPGDRVVMHWRPGLGLQPKPPVYDWNGKKTNAGAITTFQRLSIVAENRLTVVPKDTDFELCCLFADTLTTGFGTVTNDARVRLGESVVIIGVGGIGLGAVLGASLSGACPVIAVDLFDHKLAKAKEFGATHTINSKTTPDFRAAAEEILKGKADVVIDGTGNPAVLQEALALTAPKGRCVGIGVMPWDKTISINTLQFHFGKELTGSEGGSSQPAIDIPRQLRMIENGLFDPKGMISHRLKLEEVNDGIARMRSGETIHSIIHF; this comes from the coding sequence ATGAAAACACCCGCAGCCATCCTGGTAGAGCAAAAAAAGCCTCTCGTGATCGACGAGGTCGAAATTCCACCGCTTCGATTCGGCCAGGTGCTCGTCGAAATCGCCGCCACGCGCATCTGCGGATCGCAGATCGGCGAAATCGATGGCGTCAAAGGGCCTGACCGCTGGCTGCCGCATCTTCTCGGGCATGAAGGCGGCGGCACCGTGCTCGAAGTGGGCCCCGAGGTCACGCATGTGAAGCCCGGTGATCGCGTCGTCATGCACTGGCGTCCCGGTCTTGGTCTCCAGCCAAAACCTCCGGTCTATGACTGGAACGGCAAAAAGACCAACGCCGGAGCCATCACCACCTTCCAGCGGCTCAGCATCGTCGCGGAGAACCGCCTCACGGTGGTGCCGAAAGACACGGATTTTGAGCTTTGCTGCCTGTTTGCCGACACGCTGACTACCGGCTTCGGCACGGTCACGAATGATGCCCGTGTCCGTCTTGGCGAATCGGTCGTCATCATCGGTGTCGGCGGCATTGGCCTGGGTGCGGTGCTTGGTGCTTCGCTCTCCGGTGCCTGCCCGGTCATCGCGGTTGATCTTTTCGATCATAAGCTGGCGAAAGCGAAGGAGTTTGGCGCCACGCACACCATCAACTCGAAGACCACGCCTGACTTCCGCGCCGCCGCAGAGGAGATTCTCAAAGGCAAAGCGGATGTCGTCATCGACGGCACCGGCAATCCCGCCGTGCTCCAGGAGGCACTGGCCCTCACCGCGCCAAAAGGCCGCTGCGTCGGCATCGGCGTCATGCCTTGGGACAAGACGATCTCGATCAACACGCTGCAATTCCACTTCGGCAAAGAGCTCACCGGCTCCGAGGGCGGCAGTAGCCAGCCCGCCATCGACATCCCACGTCAGCTCCGCATGATCGAAAACGGCCTCTTCGACCCGAAGGGCATGATTTCGCATCGTCTGAAGCTCGAAGAGGTCAACGACGGCATCGCCCGCATGCGCAGTGGCGAGACGATTCACAGCATCATCCACTTCTGA
- a CDS encoding transketolase codes for MAETDIVELQKIAAQMRGKVIEMVAASGAAHLASAMSCIDILVAAYWRILRLDASKAADPLRDRFILSKGHAASALYAVLAERGFFSKDWLETFATHGAPLAEQPAPGCAPGVELATGSLGHGLPVGAGHALAAQIQKHDYQVLVCVSDGECNEGTVWEAAMFAAARQLQNLTVVVDYNKWQATGRSNEVMQLSPLREKWAAFGWKAVEIDGHDIAALVDALDRSKQEPGKPTAIIANTVKGKGVSFMEDDNNWHYRVPKAAEVEAAKKELGLL; via the coding sequence ATGGCCGAAACCGACATCGTTGAACTCCAAAAAATCGCCGCACAGATGCGTGGCAAGGTCATCGAGATGGTCGCCGCCTCCGGCGCGGCGCATCTCGCCTCCGCGATGTCATGCATCGACATCCTCGTGGCCGCTTACTGGCGCATTTTGAGGCTCGATGCCTCGAAGGCCGCCGATCCGCTGCGTGACCGTTTCATCTTGAGCAAAGGCCACGCCGCCAGCGCCCTGTATGCCGTGCTCGCCGAGCGTGGCTTCTTTAGCAAAGACTGGCTCGAAACTTTCGCCACGCATGGTGCACCACTGGCCGAGCAACCTGCTCCTGGTTGCGCTCCCGGCGTGGAGCTTGCCACTGGCTCTCTCGGTCACGGGCTGCCTGTCGGTGCCGGACATGCCCTGGCGGCACAGATTCAAAAGCACGATTATCAGGTGCTCGTCTGTGTGAGCGATGGCGAGTGCAATGAGGGCACCGTATGGGAGGCAGCGATGTTTGCCGCCGCACGCCAACTGCAAAACCTCACCGTCGTCGTCGATTACAACAAATGGCAAGCCACCGGCCGCTCGAACGAGGTCATGCAGCTCAGCCCGCTGCGTGAAAAGTGGGCCGCCTTTGGCTGGAAGGCCGTCGAGATCGACGGGCATGACATTGCGGCGCTCGTCGATGCGCTGGACCGCTCCAAACAAGAACCTGGCAAGCCGACCGCAATCATTGCCAACACCGTGAAGGGCAAGGGCGTGTCCTTCATGGAGGATGACAACAACTGGCACTACCGCGTCCCGAAAGCCGCCGAGGTGGAGGCCGCCAAGAAAGAACTCGGACTTCTATGA
- a CDS encoding transketolase translates to MRNAFADEILALARKDPRVVLLSADIGNRLFDKLKAEFPDRFYNCGVAEANMIGVAAGMAQSGLRPFCYTITPFITYRCMEQIRVDLCYHHLPVTVVGTGSGLSYASLGGTHHSCEEMGMLRLLPGLTVGGPADAPELRALLRDSLNQNGPVYLRIGKKGEPQMHADVPALTFGKSITLREGTEACILSLGTVLPEAVAAAEKLAAKGITTRVVSFPTLKPLDAKCLQEVFSMFKVVATLEEHSILGGLGGSVAEWKADHPELNGRLVRLGTPDEFLHLTCEQEEAREHYGLTAQGIAGQIESLLRPA, encoded by the coding sequence ATGAGAAACGCATTTGCAGACGAGATACTCGCCCTGGCGCGGAAAGACCCGCGTGTGGTGCTGCTCTCCGCCGACATCGGCAACCGCCTCTTTGACAAGCTCAAAGCGGAGTTCCCTGACCGCTTCTACAACTGCGGCGTGGCCGAAGCGAACATGATCGGCGTGGCCGCCGGCATGGCCCAGAGCGGCCTGCGCCCCTTCTGCTATACCATTACGCCCTTCATCACCTACCGCTGCATGGAGCAGATCCGCGTGGATCTTTGCTACCATCATCTCCCCGTCACGGTCGTGGGCACTGGTTCGGGCCTCTCCTACGCCTCGCTCGGCGGCACTCACCACTCCTGCGAGGAGATGGGCATGCTTCGGTTGCTGCCCGGCCTCACCGTCGGCGGCCCGGCGGATGCGCCTGAACTGCGGGCGCTCTTGCGGGACAGTTTGAATCAAAACGGCCCCGTCTATCTCCGCATCGGCAAGAAAGGCGAGCCGCAGATGCATGCCGATGTGCCTGCGCTGACGTTCGGAAAGTCCATCACGCTCCGCGAAGGCACGGAAGCCTGTATTTTGAGCCTCGGCACTGTTTTGCCAGAAGCAGTGGCTGCGGCCGAAAAACTTGCTGCGAAGGGCATTACGACCCGAGTGGTCAGTTTTCCCACTTTGAAGCCTTTGGATGCAAAATGCCTCCAGGAGGTCTTTTCGATGTTCAAAGTCGTCGCCACACTGGAGGAGCATAGCATTCTCGGTGGTCTCGGCGGCTCCGTGGCTGAGTGGAAGGCCGATCATCCTGAATTGAATGGACGCCTCGTGCGTCTCGGCACACCGGACGAGTTTTTGCACCTCACCTGCGAGCAAGAAGAAGCCCGCGAGCACTACGGCCTCACTGCTCAAGGCATCGCTGGACAAATCGAGTCACTTCTGCGCCCGGCATGA
- a CDS encoding class I SAM-dependent methyltransferase — MSQLRNFVTPLHKATARKYIERMCDDKVACMVKAKEYEFDYWDGDRRFGYGGYKYLAGRWVPVAKALIETYGLKAGSRVLDVGCGKGFLLYEMKLIEPGLEIYGMDVSDHGLANVHPELKATFVKQRAQDTFPWPDKHFDLVLSINTLHNLRLFELQTALSEISRVGKQGYLLVESYRNELEQFNLQCWALTCESFFDVEEWIWLYQHFGYIGDYEFIYFE; from the coding sequence ATGTCCCAGCTCCGCAATTTCGTCACCCCTCTTCACAAGGCCACCGCCCGCAAATACATCGAGCGCATGTGCGACGACAAGGTCGCCTGCATGGTGAAGGCCAAGGAATACGAATTCGACTACTGGGACGGCGACCGCCGCTTCGGCTACGGCGGCTACAAATATCTCGCTGGCCGCTGGGTGCCTGTCGCAAAGGCCCTCATTGAAACCTACGGCCTCAAAGCTGGCTCCCGCGTCTTGGACGTCGGCTGCGGCAAGGGTTTTCTCCTGTATGAAATGAAACTCATCGAGCCTGGCCTGGAAATCTACGGCATGGACGTCTCCGACCACGGCCTCGCCAACGTGCATCCCGAGTTGAAAGCAACCTTTGTGAAGCAACGAGCCCAAGATACCTTCCCTTGGCCAGACAAACATTTCGACCTCGTTCTTTCGATCAATACGTTGCACAACCTTCGTCTATTTGAGCTACAAACGGCACTTTCGGAGATCAGCCGCGTCGGTAAGCAGGGCTACCTTCTCGTCGAGAGCTATCGAAACGAGTTGGAGCAGTTCAATCTCCAGTGCTGGGCGCTGACCTGCGAATCCTTCTTTGATGTCGAGGAATGGATCTGGCTCTACCAGCACTTCGGCTACATAGGAGACTATGAGTTCATCTATTTTGAGTGA
- a CDS encoding GDP-mannose 4,6-dehydratase, protein MNRSLIIGCNGQDGRLLQARLAEEGSEVTALGRGDLLLEDSVAVRRLVKQGFQEIYYLAAHHHSSEEIVDSGYLSLYLSSVSVNMNGLMHFLEAILHHSPATRLFYAGSSLVFGAAGQDMQDEQTPFDPRCIYGITKSTGLRLCRYYRDNHGVFAAGGILFNHESSIRSQKFVIPKIIHAALAIASGTQKTLKLGTLSSRVDWGYAADYVRAMIAILRLPAPDDFVIATGVTHSVQDAVEIVFTHLGLDWRKHVEEAPQILVRKRTVLCGNAAKLRRETGWSPTIGFKEMLIHLVETARNA, encoded by the coding sequence ATGAACCGCTCATTAATCATCGGCTGCAACGGCCAGGATGGCAGGCTGCTTCAAGCCCGTCTGGCCGAGGAGGGTAGTGAGGTCACGGCGTTGGGGCGCGGAGATCTATTGTTGGAGGATTCTGTCGCGGTCCGGCGGTTGGTTAAGCAAGGGTTTCAAGAAATCTATTATCTTGCGGCGCATCATCATTCTTCTGAGGAAATTGTGGATTCCGGCTATCTGAGCCTATACCTCAGCAGTGTGTCCGTGAACATGAACGGACTCATGCATTTTCTGGAGGCCATTCTCCACCACTCGCCCGCTACCCGTTTGTTCTACGCCGGATCATCGCTAGTCTTTGGCGCGGCTGGGCAGGATATGCAGGACGAGCAAACGCCGTTTGACCCGCGATGCATTTACGGGATCACCAAATCCACTGGGCTGCGTCTTTGTCGATACTACCGTGACAATCACGGCGTTTTTGCTGCCGGCGGCATTCTTTTCAATCATGAGTCTTCGATCAGGAGTCAAAAGTTCGTCATCCCAAAAATCATCCATGCAGCCCTCGCGATAGCGTCCGGCACTCAAAAAACGCTGAAATTGGGAACCTTGTCATCGCGGGTTGACTGGGGCTATGCAGCCGATTACGTACGGGCAATGATCGCCATTTTAAGACTGCCCGCCCCTGATGACTTTGTCATCGCCACCGGGGTGACTCACAGTGTTCAGGATGCCGTGGAAATCGTCTTTACTCACCTAGGGCTGGACTGGCGCAAGCATGTCGAGGAGGCGCCGCAGATATTGGTGAGGAAACGGACGGTTCTGTGTGGAAACGCCGCCAAACTGCGACGCGAGACGGGGTGGAGCCCTACGATTGGTTTCAAAGAAATGCTCATCCATCTGGTAGAGACCGCCCGCAATGCCTAA